AAATCATGAACTGTTTAATCTATTGGAAACTAAGCTTCAAAATCTAAAACATatccaaaatataaaatttaatacCTTAAGGATAGTTTCAAATGATAGTTCAAAGTCAATACTAAATTTTGACACGGCGACAAATTCAAATTTGTGCGACTTCATCAAAACTTTTGTATCTCGATGTAGGAATGTAGAAATCAAGAGCCATTTGATCTATTGGAAACTAAACTTCAATATCTAAAACATatccaaaatttaaaatttaatatcTTAAGGATTGTTTCAGATGATAGTTCGAAGTCGACTTTGGTTTCTAATATGCCGACAGTTCCAAATTAGCTCGACTTCACCAAATTTTTGTATCTTGATGTGGGAAGCCTCGAGATGCCAAGACCTTTTTAATTGCCAGAAGTTTAAATTCAAGAGATTCATTCTCACCAAATGTCATGGGTTCAAGTCTAACTGAATTTAAAAAGGCATGAAGGCTTGCCAAAAAAAACTTGAAGGTTTGGATAACATGAAGGCATAATGAATTCCCGAACTTTAATGCAAATGTTTGGCAGCCTCCTAAAAGATATTAATCATTTTATTAAAGATACCAATTTAACATAGTGgttgccccctttaaatcaaaCAGGATCCAAAGTTTAACAAAAGAATGGTATCTCAGCTTGATTTTCAAGTGTTGATTGAATGAATTACACGCCATCGTACTTCATTTGAACAGCGATTGGGGgattatgtatcttttgaacttatgcgactgaactcagaatgaaactctaagctgcctacgtacctcggtaaagaggatcaagtcataccgtagtcCAGAATTGgtagaatttttttttaactttttttttatgtcctaacttttgcctaggccgcctcttttgAGGTTTTCAGCATATCAGACTCTTTTTTTTGGGTCGTACACAGTTTATACTCTTGCGGGCTAGGAGTGTAGGAACGTGCAATTTATTCTCATGCATCAAGGAGCGTCcgaacatgcagtttaggctcatgtgTCAAGGAGCTttgcaacttcaaggataatacttctttaGAAACTTGCCATTGATCGGATCGATTCTcatgccatctgcatcaaccagcttgtaagccccacttgagtaagattcttgtacgacatatggtccatcccattttgaagtgaacttccctacaggtttatgggaagtaataatGGGTCTTCGTATGGCAAGGGCTTAATCTCCTACTTGAAAGAATCTcgggcgaactcttttattgaaggcgcgcgacaatcgagcttgataacattcaagactctgttgagcttccaaactcttctcatcaagagcctccaactcTACTAATCGAAGTCGAgtattttcttcatcagtgatctcttcttgaatagccagtcgtaataaaggtatttgacgctcaagtggcaagacgaCTTTAACTCCATAAACAAGCGAATAAGGAGTCGCTTGTGTTGGCGTGCGGTGAGTcatcctatatgcccatagagcttcttccatacggtcgttccaatctcgtttggatttggagatgacTTTCTTTATCAAGTTGCATAGAGCTTTGTTGAATGCCTCCGCTAGACCATTGGCGACAAAGTCATGTTGCTTaaagccaaagagatcacaaatcttgttcataaACCTATTATCGAATGACTTTtaattatccgttattatgtaacgaggaacGCCAAAGCGATAGATTGTGCTTACTGGGATGGAACTTGCAACGTTTTTCTTCTTTACctccttaagagcaacaacttcagcctattttgagaagtagtcagttgcagctaagatgtataggtgcccaccagaggactttgacagtggtccaacaacatctaatccccaagcgtcaaacgAACAGGATGCAATAGTTGGGTGCAACACTTcaagaggttgatgaataaaattcgcataGAATtaacaagccttgcatcttcgagtgtaatccaagcaatcttttaccatcgttggccaataatatgccatcctttttatatggaagtggagctttggtctagactggtgtgacccacataccccagaatatgcctcttgcaaagcttggagtacttcatcttcccctaagcatcggaagagtactccctcgaatgaCCTTCTATATAgagtatctttgtagtaaaggaagctAGGCGCACGATGacggatttcagtccttctcTTCGGATTTTCTGAAAGTATCTCATAGCATAAGCAGTCGATAACAGGTTGtctccattcttctttctcaattTCAGAAACAGCGACAAGATGCTTAcgttcattttcttcacctttAGCCTCATTTGGCAGCGGTACTACCCACTTTTGATAGACAGTAACTTGCGCTTGATTAGGCAGGGTTAATGATGAAGCTAGGGCAGCTAGagca
This genomic stretch from Nicotiana sylvestris chromosome 9, ASM39365v2, whole genome shotgun sequence harbors:
- the LOC138877316 gene encoding uncharacterized protein: MPFGLKNAGATYQRAMQNIFDDLLHKNIECYMDDLVVKSRKRGDHLKDLRMVFELLWRENPIKFMMSKPVLSDRLARWYLQFQQFEIVYIPQKAITGQVLADFLADYPIPDDWELTDELPDEDAMVIEVQPPWKKYFDGAAHRGGVGVGAGVVFVTSQGEVLPYSFTLTQLYSNNVAEYQALILGLEMTVEIKRLQLQHVPRKKNKKADALAALASSLTLPNQAQVTVYQKWVVPLPNEAKGEENERKHLVAVSEIEKEEWRQPVIDCLCYEILSENPKRRTEIRHRAPSFLYYKDTLYRRSFEGVLFRCLGEDEVLQALQEAYSGAEVVALKEVKKKNVASSIPQHDFVANGLAEAFNKALCNLIKKVISKSKRDWNDRMEEALWAYRMTHRTPTQATPYSLVYGVKVVLPLERQIPLLRLAIQEEITDEENTRLRLVELEALDEKSLEAQQSLEWKFTSKWDGPYVVQESYSSGAYKLVDADGMRIDPINGKFLKKYYP